In Candidatus Kaistella beijingensis, a genomic segment contains:
- the infC gene encoding translation initiation factor IF-3, giving the protein MHQINEKIRAKEVRLVGDNVEPGVYPLAKAQEIARDQELDLVVISDKSEPYICRILDYKKFLYEQKKKQKELKAKQVKVVVKEIRFGPQTDEHDYEFKKKHAEKFLEEGSKLKTYVFFKGRSIIFKDQGEILLLKLAQELEHVGKVDQLPKLEGKRMIMMMSPKKAAK; this is encoded by the coding sequence TTGCACCAAATTAATGAAAAAATTAGGGCAAAAGAAGTTCGTTTGGTAGGAGACAATGTAGAACCGGGAGTTTATCCGCTCGCGAAAGCACAGGAAATTGCAAGAGACCAGGAATTAGATTTGGTGGTAATTTCCGATAAGTCGGAACCTTATATTTGCCGGATTTTAGATTACAAGAAGTTTCTTTACGAACAAAAAAAGAAGCAGAAAGAACTAAAGGCAAAACAGGTAAAAGTAGTCGTAAAAGAAATTCGTTTCGGTCCACAAACCGACGAGCACGATTACGAATTCAAAAAGAAACACGCTGAAAAATTCTTGGAAGAAGGTTCCAAGCTGAAAACGTATGTTTTCTTCAAAGGACGTTCTATCATTTTCAAAGATCAAGGGGAAATTCTTCTTTTGAAATTGGCGCAGGAACTGGAACATGTAGGAAAAGTTGACCAGTTGCCAAAACTCGAAGGAAAGCGGATGATTATGATGATGAGCCCGAAGAAGGCGGCGAAATAG